Proteins from one Leptidea sinapis chromosome 44, ilLepSina1.1, whole genome shotgun sequence genomic window:
- the LOC126977233 gene encoding E3 ubiquitin-protein ligase Topors-like: MEELSTGAQETNDVKSEENSPQNGNGRDSPPPNCAICLGTCKNKSFTDSCLHQFCFKCLLTWSKVKAECPLCKQNFKSIIHSVRSIHQYEEYLVVRDPPEEINIERFTNAARRFRYRTTLTIPRRQSIAFQQLLLQHYPMMANVFNTPAHRRRAPSYFRRTVYRHNLWARPLPDFTGRYRDCTPNFYRYNTSQMHRLVPWLNRELHYLLNENSGHIAYVLNQLMNLFPRYHINSPEFRETAQRYFGERTDHFLHELYCFASTPYDLAGYDRNVQYTTDSRVSSMVNEVISSSDSDSSADSDIVLITRSEAAEPPPGPSRVPPPPPTLSLQTPPPAPVYPHNSISTPVQNSIVIETISQSESDGDEVMVVGYIKPPHARTPEVVDLLGSDSDVVVEEVVPPDPPQSSTSVTATTRAEPENKPELLVKLKLSQPQNSETSETSHVDDNNSSSYTPPQTRKRKMRSSTTSSSQSYTTTDTTESSTTPRSSSTQATASYFGDSSDSSYTELERKKKRKRSKKKSTSTNKSRTKSKDSSRKNRKARSDKMKTVKEEPSNKKCRKSNSGEGVKRSKKSSVNTTTEREDSLANGDGATTSGVITRNRSEQRKRESRRLKSVVNVIHKSLKNSSVREASSQPSCSTSHVTRTIPQTTKKCSAEYSSPDNTASDSSDSEFNIPLNLTIHRSKFSK; this comes from the exons ATGGAGGAGTTGTCAACAGGAGCCCAAGAAACTAATGATGTTAAGAGTGAAGAGAACAGTCCTCAAAATGGAAATGGAAGGGACTCTCCACCTCCAAATTGTGCAATATGCCTTGGGAcatgtaaaaataaatcattcacAGATTCATGTCTGCATCAGTTCTGTTTCAAATGTCTCCTCACATGGAGTAAA GTTAAAGCTGAGTGTCCCTTGTGTAAACAGAACTTTAAATCCATCATTCACAGTGTGCGTTCCATTCATCAGTATGAGGAATATTTGGTGGTTAGAGATCCGCCGGAAGAAATTAATATAGAGAGGTTTACAAATGCAGCTCGACGATTTCGATACAG AACAACACTGACTATTCCACGACGGCAGTCAATTGCCTTTCAGCAGTTGTTACTCCAGCACTATCCAATGATGGCCAATGTGTTCAACACACCCGCTCATCGGCGCCGGGCCCCGTCTTACTTCCGCCGGACTGTATACAGACACAACTTATGGGCTCGCCCTCTTCCGGACTTTACTGGACGCTACAGAGACTGCACTCCCAACTTTTATAG GTACAATACTTCACAAATGCATCGATTGGTGCCATGGCTCAACAGAGAGTTACACTATCTATTAAATGAGAATTCAGGACATATAGCTTATGTACTGAACCAATTGATGAACCTGTTTCCTCGGTACCATATCAACTCACCGGAGTTTCGAGAGACAGCCCAAAGATATTTCGGCGAGAGAACAGATCACTTTTTGCATGAATTGTATTGTTTTGCTTCGACCCCATACGACTTAGCTGGCTATGATCGTAACGTGCAGTACACAACGGATTCTAGAGTATCGTCTATGGTCAATGAAGTGATCTCCAGTTCTGATTCAGATTCGAGTGCGGACTCTGACATAGTGTTGATAACGCGATCGGAAGCAGCCGAACCTCCGCCAGGACCCTCGCGGGTACCACCACCGCCACCAACACTATCGCTGCAAACACCACCACCTGCACCTGTCTACCCTCATAATAGTATTTCCACACCAGTGCAAAACAGCATTGTGATTGAGACTATATCCCAGTCTGAGTCTGATGGTGATGAGGTTATGGTTGTTGGTTATATTAAGCCACCACACGCTCGGACCCCTGAAGTTGTCGATCTATTGGGATCAGATAGTGATGTTGTTGTGGAGGAAGTAGTTCCACCAGACCCACCTCAATCTTCAACTAGTGTGACGGCTACGACAAGAGCAGAACCGGAAAATAAACCTGAACTTCTGGTAAAATTAAAACTGAGCCAACCACAAAATAGTGAAACATCTGAAACCTCGCATGTAGACGATAATAATAGCAGTTCTTACACACCACCACAAACGCGTAAGAGAAAAATGCGGTCTAGCACCACCTCAAGTAGTCAATCCTATACCACAACAGATACAACAGAATCCAGTACAACACCTAGATCAAGTAGTACGCAGGCCACTGCCTCTTATTTTGGCGATTCCAGTGATAGCTCTTACACAGAGCTTGAAAGGAAGAAAAAGAGGAAAAGGTCTAAAAAGAAGAGTACTAGTACTAATAAAAGTAGAACAAAATCTAAGGATTCTTCGCGTAAAAACAGGAAAGCTCGTAGTGATAAAATGAAAACCGTCAAAGAGGAACCGTCAAATAAGAAATGTAGGAAATCTAATTCTGGTGAAGGAGTGAAAAGATCTAAAAAATCAAGTGTAAATACAACAACTGAAAGGGAAGATTCTCTTGCTAATGGAGACGGAGCTACCACCAGTGGTGTTATAACAAGAAATAGATCAGAGCAGAGGAAACGCGAAAGCAGAAGACTGAAAAGTGTTGTTAATGTTATACATAAGTCTTTAAAAAATTCCAGTGTACGTGAAGCATCCAGTCAACCGAGTTGCTCCACCTCCCATGTGACACGAACTATTCCACAAACGACAAAAAAGTGCTCCGCAGAATACTCTTCCCCAGATAATACTGCGTCAGATTCATCTGATTCCGAATTTAATATACCATTGAATCTAACAATTCACAGATCAAAGTTTTCAAAATGA